The following DNA comes from Sorex araneus isolate mSorAra2 chromosome 5, mSorAra2.pri, whole genome shotgun sequence.
gtcccctgagcaatgccagaagtgagttctgagtgcaggtccaggagtaagccctgagtatcgctgggtgtgacccaaaaagccaaaagaaaaaaagaaaatattgaagaacctgggaatcgcgCGCGTACACAGATTTCGCTTTCGCCTCACCGGCACCGCTGAGAGCTCTTGTTCCCTGCCTGCCCGTAACCGAGAGAGGGCCCCTGGACACAGTGACTACCAAGGTAAGGGATAGGGGAAAGAAAAATCTGGTGCCCTGACccagggagaaggggaagagcAGCTGGCCAGGCCGACTGGTATCTGCTCTGCTGGGAACCTGGGCACCggagaggtcagaggtcagcggAGGGTGCTGGAGGGGGGCTAGCCTAAgtgggaggccctggggaggaggaggcagccccagggaggaaggaagcgggGTGCAGTGTGAGGGGACGGTGAGCAGGAGACACTTCACTGGAGGCCACTGAGGTCTGGTCTGCGTCTGTCCATCTGGCACTCTGCAGAGTGCCCCTCAATCAGTGCCCCGTTCTCAGGATGTTCCTCTGCTGGAAAACAGTCCTGGCACGCAAGGACAGTCTGACCCCCTCCCAAGGCCCCTTGGCGCCAACAGCCTACAAAGGGCGTGGCCAGCAGAAACATCCACGGGGCTGCAGGGTCACAGGCTCAGGTGCTTACCCCAGCCTGCAGCCGAGGGAAGGAAGCGTCCGGGCTAGAGCTGCTGCGTCCCCCGCTCTGCACGCTCAGTGACCTGCTTCCTTCCGACCTCGAAACTCGTGCCAGTGGGCCGTTCCCGGTGAGCCCGGCTGAATCCGAGGCCACTGGACCGGCTGCTGCCCTTGTCCGAAGCAGTAGGCAGGGGAGGGCGGCGGGGAGCTGGGCAGCAGCATGTTGGGGCCGTGCAGGCGGGGAGCACTGCAGCGTGGCTGGGAGCTCACCGCAGTCCAAGCAACTACCCGTTTCTCAGACCAGGGCTGTTTCATGAGTGTTTTATTAATCGGAggatgctgggggcggggcctgaggagACAGTCCCCACACTAGCTTTCTGGGAGCCGGGGTGTGCGGCCTGGCCTGCCCGTAGCCTGCAGGGACCGGGCATGCGGCCACCCAGAGTCCAGTTACTGGAAATACTTGTGACAGGCGGCCGTGAGTGCAGCCACAAACACCATGAACTCGCTGAAGTCCACCTCGGCGTCGCCGTTGGCGTCCAGGTCCTTGAGCAGCTTGTCCACGGCATCCTTCTCTTTTCCATTCTAGGGGACACAGAAGCCCACGGTCAGTgtgttggggctcaggggccatctcctagcagtgctcagggactgtcccCCCTATCTGCCTGCGAGGCAAGCGCCTGATCTGCGGACCCAGCTCTGTCCACTCTGAAGGACAGGCTCAGAATGGGCGTGGCCAGCCCAGACCACAGAAGCACCACCCCAGGAGGGAGGATggactttgttttgctttttgtttgggggccacccctggcggtgctcaggacctgctcctggctctgtgctccagggtcactcttggGGGCTCGGGAgccctgtgtgatgctgggaatggatCAGGTCACCCGCCTCACAGCACGCGTCTAAACCCTGTGCTAGCCTTCTGCTTCCACTTAGAGACTTTGCAGGGCAGTTGGAGTTTTGATGCTTTGAAGATTTGACTTCCTCCCTGCGAGGGGAGGCACCAGCCGATTACAGCAAAAATCAAACGGGCCCAGGAGCTGGCTCAGGAACCTAGTTTGATCCTGCAAGCACTGTGGTggtctacccccaccccccgcccgccacaaaaccaaaccaaaccagagcaTGCaatgcctcgcatgcagctgacctgggttcaacccacaGCACTACAGAGGGTcccccccgccaggagtgacccctcagcctgagcactgctgggtgtgacccccagaacaggggaaggagggaggcgtGGCCTGAGCTCAGAGGTGGCTGGCGCGCCCACTGCAGCCAGAAgctgggaggggccgggcaggCAGGCCCTGCAGAGGGGCCAGCAAAGCCAGACTCCAGAGGGTCCACAGCTCCAGCCGAGACCATCCGGGTCCCATCCTGCTTCCCCCAGATCGCCTCGCGgtgctttccttcctccctcccacagtgctcaggggtcccttctggtGGGCCCTGGGGCAGCTGCTGTACTGGGCATTGAGCCTGgcctggccgtgtgcaaggaaagccccccgccccccagtgccCCCAGTCCTTGTATTCTGCCTGACTGGCCCCGTCTCCCCAGCTCAGAAGCTGCAGAGTCCTTCCCGGAGGGACAGCCGAGTGGCGGAGCCGTCACCTGCAGGAAGCCGGGGAGCTCCTTCTCCATGAGCGTCTTCAGCTCGCCCTTGGTCAGGCTCTGCTTGTTGCCCTCGCTGCCTGCGTACTTGGCGAAGACATCGATGATCATGCTGATGGCTGTCTCCAGTTCCGTCATGGCGCCGCCGGACCCAGTTCCTCTGGGCGCGGCTGGCCTCGGGGGCTTTATAAGGCTCAGCCTGAGTTGACACAGGGTGGGACAGGCTTGCCCAGCCCAGTCCCGGTTGTTGCCACTTCCTGTCTGGAACTTTCCTCCCCCTCAGGTTGGGCCTGGCTTCTTAGACTTAGAGAGGCaaacactgctgagagtgacccgcCCCCCGTTACCATTGGGTgcgcccccaaacccaaacccgaAAAACCCACAAAGCTACCCTTTTCCAAAAAAAGCCTCTAAATCCAAAAGagcaaagttggggctggagccctaGCATaggggggagggcacctgccttgcacgcagccgcccTGAGTTccgtcccccaagccccaccaggagtgatccctgagcacagagtcaggagtactctgaacatcgctgggtgtggcttcaaacaCCTACCCCCCCAAAGAGAAAAGCTGACGTATGTCCCAGAGCCCGGACACAGAGAATGGCGTGACACCTGACAGATGCGTCAGGCCCCCTGGAGCCCTCCGGAGGCCCAGGGACATCCCGAGGACGCTGGGTTCCCTGGGAGAGAGCCAGTGAGGAGGACGGGGCTCAGAGACGCCGGGAGCCGAGCGCAGATGGGATGGCCAGTGGTCAGGCCGGTGGCTGAGCGGTCAGCACCGGAACACGTATGGTGCAGGCGCGGCCTGAAGTGGGCCTGCTGCCCGGGTCCAGCCCAGGGTGCTGAACGCTGCAGACACGGCGTCTCCTCGGAATTAAGCGTGTGTGGGGCACTTCGCAGGGGCCCGGGAAGCCGGACGCGGGCATCGGCTAGCATGCCAGGCCAGTGAAGAGGCTCAGGAGGGGGGCAGCAGGCCCTACCCTGGGGTCCCGGGGGAAAGGGGTGTGGGAGGCCTGCCGTGAGCAACTTGGCGGCCAGGTGATTGGCAGGAGAGAACTGACACTTTGTGGTCAGGGAAGGCGGGCTGGGCAGGGGACACCAGGGGTCCAGCGACCTGCCCTGACCGGGAACTTCTGGGGGTCTCGCACTtctgtgcccccagccccggaCGGCTTGCCTCCCTGTGTCCCAGGAGCCTCATGCATCTGCCCCAGGAGCTCGGCACAGCTCAGGCCGGGCGGGTGTGCAGGGCTGCAGCGAGACCCTGGGGGGGCAGGAAGACGGGAACAGAGACTGAGCGAGGAGGCCgggcccctccgcccccaccccccacgcctcaGGGCTGAAACCAGTTTCATCCTTGATAAGGGCTCAGGCAAATATttgaggagggagagggtggggggaggaaatgaCTGAGCCGGGGACTGTAGGGCAGGGGTTGGACGGGCCCTGGGCGCAGCCCCCGGCCCGGAGCGTCCCCCCGGAGCGTCCCCCGCAGCCACTGGCCCCTCACCAGTGCCCGGCCCACTGGGAGGCTGATAGGACCTGAAAGTAACGccagaggcccaggcccaggctgctgtccagggtggggggcggggggggcagtgGTAGAGAACGTGCCTCAGGGCTGGTCCCCGCGACACCCCACCGCAGCCCTGCTGTGCCGGGACCCGCCTGGCTGCCCGGTGGGGAACAGTGTGGGTGTCTGCCTGGCCTAGACCGTGCCCTCTCCCCGACGCCCCACCCGAGAACTTAGGTGCGTGCCGGGGACCCGTGTCTCCGTGTGCGTGTCTCGCCCGCATCTGAGGGCGtgtgggctgtgctcaggcactGGCGCCCCGGCTCTGCAGACAGGGATGAGCATCCCTGCGTCCCACAGGAACGGGGCACCCAAGCCGCCTGGTGCCTCTGCCTGGGCCTCCGGCTGGGGTGCGGAAGCCATCAGGGCGGGGACCTTGGCGGCCAGGGGTGCCTCTGCCGGGCCTGGCCGGTTGGGGGCACTCCTGGGACTGTCCTCGGCCAGGCGCTGAGCCCACAGGCGTGAGGGACACGGCCAGCGGCGGGAGGGTGGGGCGCAAGAGCCAGCATGAGCCGGCTTCAGGGTTGGTGCAGGCGCCTCCCTCCTTATCTGGGCCTTCCCGGAGGGCTGGGACCCATCTCCCCACTGGCCGTCCGGGCACTTGTGGTGGCACGGCTGGCGCCAAGGCTGCGAGTCTGAAAACAGGCGTCTACACCGACTGATGGACCCATGCCCCCCGCGGACCTGCCGGAGTGTGGGGTGGGCTCCTCCCGGCTCCCGGCAGCCTTGCTCAGGGCCCGGGAGTGGGGGCCACCCGCGTGTCTCTGGGGTCGTCCTGGGCACCTTCCCCAAGGAGTGATGGGCCACTGAGAACCCAGGGTGAAGGGGCTGTGGCCTCGGGGTCAGTGTCCCCCAACTGGCCAGAGTGCCCGgactgtggggaggaggggccgaGCTTCTGGAGCGCTGTAGAAACGGGCAGTCAGCGTAGAGGTACTTCTTGCTTCAGACGAGCGGGGTAGACTTGAAAGGCAGGCGGAGAGCGGGCCAGTGCTGCCCGGGGCCTCCGGGACCACCGGGGAGCCGCCCCGGAAACCTTCATCTCTCTGCTGGTACCTGGACAGCCCCTCAAGCTCCCTCTCTGCCCGTGTCCCTACTTGGCCGCAGGGCTAGCTCTTGCCCAGATGCTCCCCCTCAGGAGAGCCGGCCAATGCTCACCTTAGCGCGGGACACCCACTGGGCTCTTAGAACACCAGGTGCTCACAGGCCAGCTCACTGGGTTCAGCACCCtggccgggggaggggctggaggcccCCCCCTAGGACGGCCAGCAGCATCCGGGCCACTGTAGGCTCATGGTCTCCTGCCCCGGGACGGGCCTTGGGGTTCAGGTGTccgtggcccccccacccccccccccgtgcagtGGTGCAGACCACCAGGTGTTTGACCCCTCGCAAAGTTCTCAGTCACCTGTAAACCGGTCTTTTCAAGCaaacaaatacttttattttgatttttatacacGGCAGGGTTTGACCTAAGTACTCGTCAGGTCTGCTACTGAAGGGACTCACAGTCAGACAACCTCCGAACCTCGGTGACCCCCGGGCCCTGTCCAGTTTACGGCCCACAGTAAACGGGCTCTGCTCGCGCCGGCCCTGCTCTCCgcagcccccgccacccccgcccggGTCTCCTGCGGCAGCGGCGCCTCACCCCCATCCGTCCGGACCCCGAGACCTCAGCTCCTGGCCCGGGTTCTAGGGAACGACCAGCCGAGGCCGGGGAAGGAGCCACACAACCCCGAGCACCCGCCCCTCCGGGATCACAGCGTGCCCCTCCGCTTCCGGCCTGCGGTCCGAGCTGCCGTCCACCTTCCCGCGGCAAGTCCGGCCCGTCCATtctgctgctggctctgcccaCGTCCGCGGCCTCGGGCGCCCCCCCGCAGGGGCCTAGCGCCCCAGGGGGCCGTGGGGTCGCACGGAGAGGGCTAAGCCCCCCGAAAACCCGGAGCCCCCAAGCCCGTGGGCCTGCCGCTCCGGGCGGGAACAGTCGACAGCGAAACTAGACCGAGGTCGCCAAGCACTGGCCGTAGCAGAGACGTGGCGTAGGTGAGGGCAGAGCAgacgggaggggagagggtgcggggagggggaggggcgaaAACGCGCTCCGGCGGCTCCAGCTTCCCGGGGTCGGCCAGGCTCCAGCGGCTCACCCGACTCCATGGCTGCGTCTGCGGGGAGGAGAGCAGGTCAGCGCGGGGACCCGGGCCcgactcctggcgggctcggggcagGGCCCGCGCCgcgccacccccccgccccgcgcggggtGTCTCTGGGTCCCCGCCTGCGCGAGGCGCGCTCACGTGGCGGCGCGCGTCCCCGCCGCGGCCCACGCTCACCGGCCGGCGCGCTCACGCCGACTCGCCCTTCTCTATCCGCCGCACCAGCTGCACCAGCATCTCGGCCATCTTGGCCACctccggggccggggccggggccgggtccCCGCGGGCGCCCTCGGCCGCCTGGCCCTGCGCCTGCATCCGCACCAGCAGCGTGTCCACGGCCCACAGCTTCCCGCGCGGCCGCAGCTCGCCGATGACCGGGAGCAGGAACTGCTCGAAGTCCTCCTCGGGCTCCAGCACCTGCACCTCCTCGGGCTCCGCCAGCTCCACCACGTCCGCGGGCCGCATGTCGCCGCCGCGTGTGAGGGCGCGCAAAGCGGCTGCTCCCGCGCCCAGGGACGCGTCTAACGCGCGCGGCAGCCGCCGACAAAATGGAGCCCGGCCGTCAACCGGCGCGGCGAGTCGCGGCCCTTCGCGACACCTCGGGCGGGTGCTTTACGGCACCTCCGTGGCCAGATCCGTGAGCGCGCACGTCCTCAGGGGCGTAGCTCCGTCCCTCCGGGCGCGCGCACGTCCGCAGGATTGACGCTTCCAGCCCCGCGAGCACGCGCGACGTCCTCAGGGGTGACGCTCCGTCCCGCCGGGCGCGCGCACGTCCGCGGAGGTGACACTCCCAGCCCCGCCGGGCGCGCTCATGTCCGCAGGGTTGGCGCTCTCAGTCCCACGGGCCCGCGCACATCTGCAAGGTGACGTTGCCAGCTCCGCGAGCGCGCGCACGTCCTCGGGGTGATAGTTTGTCCCGCCGGGCGTGCGCACGTCCGCAGGGGCGACCCACCCAGTCCCGCTGTGCACGCGCACGTCGGCAGGGGAGATGCTCCCAGCCCCACGGCCCGCATGCATGTGCACGTGCACCGTCCTTCCTCCGTGGCCTTGCAAAGGAGCGGGCCAGGGAGACCCTTGGCCCTGAGCCTGCCCCTGAAGCCTCCAGACATGGCTTTAAGATGTCCGGGCGGGCCATGTGAGCTCCTTGGGACAGACTTCCCTTTCCATAGGGCCCTTTCCAGGGTCCGTTACCTCGAACTCCCCTCCCCGCCGCAGCTACCCCTCTGgaatttttgtttactttggcCACACAGGAGAGGCTTAGGGATGTttcccccggctctgcactcaggaatcacccctggccgtgtggcggtgcttgggggccacagggcGAACCCtagtgggctgcgtgcaaggcgagcgccccaGCACCGTGCCCTTTGAAGGGTGCCtttcccagccccccccaccgTGTAGCCTGCTAACTGGGGGAGGGCGCCTTGCACCCGAGTGTTAGCATGCACGCCAGTCCCAGACAGCTGCAGTGCTACAGCTTCTCTCCGGAGCAGACCTTCATTCATGGCACAGCTCACGCAGGTGCATCTCTGCAGGCTGAGTctgccccaggcccaggcccagaacATCAGCCCCATGCCCGGGCCTGGCCGTCTCTCAGCTCTGCCCGCTCTTCCTCTCCTTTCGTGCCTGCTGACC
Coding sequences within:
- the S100P gene encoding protein S100-P: MTELETAISMIIDVFAKYAGSEGNKQSLTKGELKTLMEKELPGFLQNGKEKDAVDKLLKDLDANGDAEVDFSEFMVFVAALTAACHKYFHAPRLHGPNMLLPSSPPPSPAYCFGQGQQPVQWPRIQPGSPGTAHWHEFRGRKEAGH
- the LOC101558992 gene encoding MORF4 family-associated protein 1, whose translation is MRPADVVELAEPEEVQVLEPEEDFEQFLLPVIGELRPRGKLWAVDTLLVRMQAQGQAAEGARGDPAPAPAPEVAKMAEMLVQLVRRIEKGESA